The genomic region GCTAAATTCCGAAGACCAGTGATGCCCGGTGACCAGATTCGTTTTGAACTTGAAATGCTTTCTTTCCGTCGCAATGCCTGCAAGATGCGCGGCCAGGCGTACGTCGATGATATACTCGTCGCAAATGCTGACTTCATGGCAATGGTGATGGATAGATGAACGGTATTCATCCAAGAGCAATAATTTCACCGAAAGCGGAGATCGGTAAAGACGTCTCAGTTGGGCCTTCAACTATAATCGAGGGCTCGGTTGTCATCGGCGATGGCTCCGTCATAGCTTCAAATGTGCTCCTGGCCGAAGGAACAATTCTCGGCAAAGAGGTCAACGTATCTCATGGCGCGGTCATAGGCACCAAGCCGCAGGATCTGAAATTCGGCGGCGAGAAAACACAGGCCATAATCGGTGACCGCACCGTTATCCGTGAATATGCGACCATCAACCGCGGTACAATCGCTCATGGTAAAACGACTATCGGCGCAGACTGCATGTTGATGTCCTATTCACATGTCGCCCATGACTGTATTGTGGGCAACAATGTCATAATGGCAAACTCCGTAAATCTCGCTGGTCACGTCGAAATTGACGACTTTGCTATCCTCGGAGGACTTGTCCCGGTTCATCAGTTTGTCAAAATCGGCGCCCATGCCATGATAGGCGGTGGTTTTCGCGTACAGCAGGATATTTGCCCTTATGCCTTAGTTGGCGGCTATCCTATCAAAGTTGTCGGGATCAATTCAGTCGGGCTTAGCCGCCGCGGATTCAGCAAAGACGTCATTAAAATTCTCGAG from Candidatus Zixiibacteriota bacterium harbors:
- the lpxA gene encoding acyl-ACP--UDP-N-acetylglucosamine O-acyltransferase, translated to MNGIHPRAIISPKAEIGKDVSVGPSTIIEGSVVIGDGSVIASNVLLAEGTILGKEVNVSHGAVIGTKPQDLKFGGEKTQAIIGDRTVIREYATINRGTIAHGKTTIGADCMLMSYSHVAHDCIVGNNVIMANSVNLAGHVEIDDFAILGGLVPVHQFVKIGAHAMIGGGFRVQQDICPYALVGGYPIKVVGINSVGLSRRGFSKDVIKILEKTFKLLFFSGLNTTQALGRLQQEVQIIPEVQLILDFLGRSNRGIVK